From Motilibacter peucedani, the proteins below share one genomic window:
- a CDS encoding L,D-transpeptidase has translation MTAPALGLLAALLSAHLHGAAPAVPAAPAAVRPPASAPARNVDRAPAPTRTALPARSGSGRRVVYAKRAQQVWLVDAKGTVVRTYLVSGQASQPRPGTYRVYSRSPLAHSAVSSATMRRMVRFTHGIHTGAAIGFHEIPRDRRGRPEQRLAQLGRPLSAGCIREAPADALALWNFAGVGTRVVVVA, from the coding sequence GTGACCGCACCTGCCCTCGGCCTCCTGGCCGCCCTGCTCTCGGCCCACCTCCACGGCGCAGCGCCGGCCGTCCCCGCCGCGCCGGCCGCAGTCCGGCCGCCCGCGTCAGCACCGGCGCGCAACGTCGACCGTGCGCCCGCCCCGACCCGCACCGCACTGCCGGCCCGCAGCGGCAGCGGCCGCCGCGTCGTCTACGCCAAGCGGGCGCAGCAGGTCTGGCTCGTCGACGCGAAGGGCACGGTCGTGCGCACCTACCTGGTGTCGGGCCAGGCCTCGCAGCCGCGGCCGGGCACCTACCGCGTCTACTCGCGCTCGCCGCTCGCCCACAGCGCGGTCTCGAGCGCCACGATGCGGCGCATGGTGCGCTTCACCCACGGCATCCACACCGGCGCGGCCATCGGCTTCCACGAGATCCCGCGCGACCGGCGCGGCCGGCCCGAGCAGCGGCTCGCCCAGCTGGGCCGCCCGCTGAGCGCGGGCTGCATCCGCGAGGCCCCCGCCGACGCCCTGGCGCTGTGGAACTTCGCCGGTGTCGGCACGCGGGTCGTCGTCGTCGCCTGA